One stretch of Thalassophryne amazonica chromosome 19, fThaAma1.1, whole genome shotgun sequence DNA includes these proteins:
- the LOC117532067 gene encoding cytochrome P450 1B1-like, whose amino-acid sequence MHSTIFNCTSRRGRTGFVKQIDCRQSVTMALDCDFGVKSSSSSIIREWSGQVQPALVASFIFLFCLEACLWVRNLRLKRRLPGPFAWPVVGNVMQLGQMPHITFAKLAKKYGNVYQIRLGCSDIVVLNGDRAIREALIQHSKEFSGRPNFASFQMISGGRSLTFSNYSKQWKVHQKIAQSSLRAFSSANSKTKKDFEQHVTAEAMELVQVFLQQSTDGQYFDPAHEFTVAAANVMCALCFGKRYGHEDIEFRTLLKRLDKFGETVGAGSLVDVMPWLQSFPNPVRSVYENFKNLNEEFYGFVKDKVMQHRKSFNPEVTRDMSDVIINAIENGKDRGLTKEFVEATVTDVIGAGQDTVSTLMQWTLLLLVKHPDIQDKLHDLLDKVVGKDRLPSIHDRDRLAYLDAFIYETMRFTSFVPVTIPHSTTSDVAIEGFHIPKDTVVFINQWSVNHDPHKWKDPHIFYPARFLDENGLLDKDATNSMMIFSAGKRRCIGNQITKVEAFLFTAILLHQCRFESNPSKPVSLSCSYGLTLKPLQSSISAKLRGKLLTLVSPA is encoded by the coding sequence ATGCACAGCACAATTTTTAATTGTACATCACGCAGGGGGAGAACAGGCTTTGTGAAACAGATTGACTGCAGACAGTCTGTGACGATGGCTCTGGACTGTGATTTTGGGgtgaagagcagcagcagcagcatcatcaGGGAATGGAGTGGACAGGTCCAGCCTGCTCTGGTGGCCTCCTTCATCTTCCTCTTCTGTCTGGAAGCCTGTCTGTGGGTCAGGAACCTCAGGCTCAAGAGACGACTGCCGGGACCCTTCGCCTGGCCCGTGGTGGGCAACGTCATGCAGCTGGGCCAGATGCCTCACATCACCTTCGCCAAGCTCGCCAAAAAATACGGTAATGTGTACCAGATCCGGCTGGGCTGCAGCGACATTGTGGTTCTGAATGGAGACAGGGCGATACGTGAGGCGCTGATCCAGCACAGCAAAGAGTTTTCAGGCAGACCAAACTTTGCCTCCTTCCAGATGATCTCTGGAGGCAGGAGCTTGACTTTCAGTAATTACAGCAAACAGTGGAAAGTGCACCAAAAAATCGCTCAGTCAAGTCTGAGAGCCTTTTCCTCTGCAAACAGCAAGACCAAGAAAGACTTTGAGCAGCACGTTACAGCCGAGGCCATGGAGCTGGTGCAGGTATTCCTGCAGCAAAGCACTGATGGACAGTATTTTGACCCTGCTCATGAATTCACAGTTGCTGCCGCAAATGTGATGTGCGCTCTCTGTTTCGGGAAGCGATATGGGCACGAGGATATCGAGTTCAGGACCCTGTTGAAGCGGTTGGACAAGTTTGGAGAGACGGTTGGAGCAGGGAGCTTAGTCGATGTTATGCCCTGGCTTCAGTCATTTCCTAACCCAGTCCGTAGTGTCTATGAAAACTTCAAGAACCTCAATGAGGAGTTCTATGGCTTTGTGAAAGATAAAGTGATGCAACACAGAAAGTCCTTCAACCCCGAAGTGACCCGGGACATGAGTGATGTAATTATCAATGCCATTGAAAATGGGAAGGACAGAGGCCTGACCAAAGAGTTTGTTGAAGCTACAGTGACAGATGTCATTGGAGCAGGTCAAGACACTGTATCAACACTTATGCAGTGGACTCTCCTGCTCTTGGTCAAGCACCCAGACATCCAAGACAAGCTGCACGACCTCCTCGACAAAGTGGTCGGCAAAGACAGGCTGCCGTCCATCCATGACAGAGACAGGCTCGCCTACCTGGACGCCTTCATCTACGAGACCATGCGTTTCACCAGCTTCGTCCCCGTCACCATTCCACACTCCACCACCTCTGATGTCGCCATTGAAGGTTTCCACATTCCTAAAGATACGGTGGTTTTCATCAACCAATGGTCTGTCAACCACGACCCTCACAAGTGGAAGGACCCTCACATTTTCTACCCTGCACGCTTCCTTGATGAAAACGGCTTGCTGGATAAAGATGCCACCAACAGCATGATGATTTTTTCAGCAGGTAAAAGGCGATGTATCGGCAACCAGATCACCAAGGTGGAAGCGTTTCTGTTCACAGCCATCTTGCTGCATCAGTGTAGGTTTGAGAGCAACCCGTCCAAGCCGGTCAGTCTCAGCTGCTCCTATGGACTGACACTGAAACCGCTCCAGTCCAGCATCAGCGCTAAGCTGAGGGGGAAGCTGCTCACTTTAGTTTCTCCGGCATGA